The following coding sequences are from one Candidatus Thermoplasmatota archaeon window:
- a CDS encoding glycosyltransferase family 4 protein — protein sequence MEIFKFLMVSTHFPPYKMGGDAIFVGYLANELARRGHEVHVAYDPSVFRILRGDVPQSQQEDRMERIMRHEYSPAAPRLKLSLSLTLGVSSRARTWLESTAKRLSPDVIHWHNTKGFIGRPFAIIGPQQLYTAHDYYSVCPRSNLIRPGNRICLNPYLCQMCLIRWRRPPQIWRARGRRVLEFPERFKVLCPSEFMAERLRTDGILVHRVLRGFVPDPGPGAGGTSQRGETIVFVGILERRKGPHTLLQAFINSKVDQRFKLAIVGEGPLKGELRARVQSEGVQNRVSVPGFLASQDLRALMSQAALMVVPSEWPENAPSTALEAFSYGVSVLGTREGGLPEILTPESGSMLFEAGNVQELSKSLVALWGDRELLRTKGKMARKTYEERFSPEAHVTEYMRILKG from the coding sequence TTGGAGATCTTCAAATTCCTGATGGTATCGACCCACTTCCCACCCTACAAAATGGGAGGAGATGCAATATTCGTGGGCTATCTTGCGAACGAACTAGCGCGGAGAGGGCACGAAGTCCACGTCGCGTACGACCCCTCCGTCTTCCGCATCCTCCGAGGTGATGTACCTCAGAGCCAGCAGGAGGATCGAATGGAGAGAATCATGAGGCACGAATACTCACCTGCGGCGCCGAGGCTGAAGCTCTCGCTCAGCCTAACCCTCGGAGTTAGCTCTCGCGCCAGGACCTGGCTGGAGTCGACTGCCAAACGACTCTCTCCGGACGTCATCCACTGGCACAACACAAAAGGGTTCATCGGAAGACCGTTCGCGATCATTGGTCCTCAGCAGCTTTACACTGCCCATGACTACTATTCTGTATGTCCGCGGTCGAATCTCATCAGGCCTGGCAATCGCATCTGCCTCAATCCATATCTGTGCCAGATGTGTCTGATCAGATGGAGGAGGCCTCCCCAGATATGGAGGGCACGCGGGCGGCGCGTGCTGGAGTTTCCCGAGCGCTTCAAGGTCCTCTGTCCAAGCGAGTTCATGGCCGAACGGCTGCGAACAGATGGGATCCTAGTCCATCGAGTGCTCAGGGGATTCGTACCAGATCCAGGACCGGGAGCTGGCGGGACGAGCCAGAGAGGCGAGACCATCGTCTTTGTCGGAATACTCGAGAGGAGGAAGGGCCCGCATACTCTCTTGCAGGCCTTCATCAATAGCAAGGTTGACCAGAGATTCAAACTCGCGATTGTCGGAGAAGGGCCTCTCAAGGGCGAGCTTCGGGCGCGGGTCCAGTCGGAAGGAGTTCAGAACAGGGTCTCCGTCCCCGGGTTCCTTGCCAGCCAGGACCTGAGAGCACTGATGAGTCAAGCAGCCCTCATGGTCGTCCCTTCGGAGTGGCCGGAGAACGCTCCCTCCACTGCATTGGAGGCTTTCTCGTACGGAGTCTCGGTCCTGGGGACGAGAGAAGGTGGCCTACCCGAGATCCTCACGCCTGAGTCGGGTTCGATGCTCTTTGAGGCAGGGAATGTGCAAGAGCTCAGTAAATCGCTGGTCGCTCTGTGGGGCGACAGGGAATTGCTGCGGACCAAGGGCAAGATGGCAAGGAAAACCTACGAGGAGAGATTCAGCCCGGAAGCTCACGTGACTGAGTACATGCGCATCTTGAAAGGAT